The following proteins are encoded in a genomic region of Roseofilum casamattae BLCC-M143:
- a CDS encoding DICT sensory domain-containing protein: MLAGSILEQLHNFHKDTQPLNLGVYYKNTLVALCHALEDFILQSEDRPILIAAFQQGKWYFEEAERYQHLAERASQVAILAAADSGFTEHPTSRLPNVDLIGLDASDPVTDEWHLMILSSDYTAMVLCQELSEDDYGIQGYPENDCERKFYGFWTFEPELVKETVTLTAGHIEAYHPELASSLRDRLNNLNPSTSTLPAPLLNAVVSSVVTSLQESQNQLCPENSQGIAYQVQSLTENLRSNKIQALLRMAQVTDRADLRNPNSGAEVANLSEVMGQLLDLPAWQVKRLRLAGLLHRLPPLQILPAILDPEQTSIQQEVKEESCDRSKSSILRIMPQLQAIAHIISHQTEHWDGSGTPEGLAYDRIPIESRILSLTSTFISQSRQREPLQALEHCEALAGEQFDPKLVETLALLVKGMQQGLQLSSLPPKIASGIWLLDDEETPVPSLQST; the protein is encoded by the coding sequence ATGTTAGCCGGTTCTATCCTCGAACAACTGCATAATTTCCATAAAGATACCCAACCGCTCAACCTCGGTGTTTATTACAAAAATACATTAGTTGCCTTGTGCCATGCCCTGGAAGACTTTATTCTGCAATCGGAGGATCGCCCGATCCTGATCGCAGCGTTCCAACAAGGCAAATGGTACTTTGAAGAAGCCGAGCGCTATCAACACCTGGCAGAGCGCGCCTCTCAAGTTGCAATTTTAGCTGCAGCAGATAGCGGGTTTACCGAGCATCCCACCAGCAGATTGCCCAATGTCGATCTCATCGGTCTCGATGCTAGCGATCCCGTGACCGACGAATGGCACTTGATGATTTTATCGTCTGACTACACTGCCATGGTCTTGTGCCAAGAATTATCGGAAGATGACTACGGGATACAAGGGTATCCGGAGAATGATTGCGAACGGAAATTCTATGGATTTTGGACGTTTGAACCGGAGTTGGTGAAAGAAACAGTAACCCTCACCGCCGGGCATATCGAGGCTTATCATCCCGAGTTAGCGAGCAGTCTGCGCGATCGCCTCAACAATCTTAATCCGAGTACGAGTACCCTACCGGCGCCTCTGCTCAATGCCGTGGTTTCCTCTGTAGTTACCTCGCTGCAAGAGTCGCAAAACCAACTGTGTCCGGAAAACAGTCAGGGAATTGCCTACCAAGTACAAAGCTTGACCGAGAACTTGCGATCGAATAAAATTCAAGCCTTGCTGCGCATGGCACAAGTGACCGACCGAGCGGACTTGCGCAATCCCAACTCGGGAGCAGAAGTGGCAAATTTATCAGAAGTCATGGGACAATTGCTAGATTTACCGGCATGGCAGGTGAAACGCTTGCGGCTAGCGGGTTTGCTCCATCGCCTTCCCCCCTTGCAAATTCTACCCGCTATTCTCGACCCCGAGCAAACTTCCATTCAGCAAGAAGTCAAAGAAGAGTCATGCGATCGCTCGAAATCGTCCATTCTACGCATTATGCCGCAATTGCAGGCGATCGCCCATATTATCAGCCATCAAACCGAACATTGGGATGGCTCGGGAACCCCAGAAGGACTGGCCTACGATCGCATCCCCATTGAATCTCGCATTCTCTCCCTCACTTCCACCTTTATCAGTCAATCGCGCCAGAGGGAACCCCTGCAAGCGCTAGAGCACTGCGAGGCTCTGGCTGGAGAGCAGTTTGACCCTAAATTGGTAGAAACTCTAGCGCTGTTAGTTAAAGGAATGCAACAAGGCTTGCAGCTCTCTAGCTTGCCCCCTAAAATTGCTTCAGGGATCTGGTTGCTGGATGATGAAGAAACCCCAGTTCCTTCCTTGCAGTCAACCTAA
- a CDS encoding pentapeptide repeat-containing protein, translating into MDLDIANICAGQMKQLAGVNLEDEDLTRARLEQANLAGANLVGATLSHANLKGGRLDGANLIGAKLVGVDLRGNLLGANLMSANLTQADLRGSNLRGANLMSAQLTQASLSGAFLSGTNLMGANLQGVDLRGADLRGANLNNANLKGADLSYADLQGASFSEANLEEVDLRGANLTGASLVGASVLCAELDGANLTGVNWEGACLTGTSQLGV; encoded by the coding sequence ATGGATTTAGATATTGCAAATATTTGCGCCGGCCAGATGAAACAGTTGGCTGGAGTCAACTTAGAAGATGAAGACTTAACCCGCGCTCGGCTGGAACAAGCCAACTTGGCTGGTGCTAACTTGGTCGGTGCGACTCTCTCTCATGCCAACCTGAAAGGCGGACGGTTGGATGGAGCGAATTTAATTGGGGCAAAATTAGTTGGGGTGGATCTGCGCGGCAATTTGCTCGGAGCCAATTTGATGAGTGCCAATTTAACTCAAGCAGATTTGCGCGGGAGTAATTTGAGAGGAGCCAATTTAATGAGCGCTCAGTTGACTCAAGCCTCCTTATCCGGAGCATTCCTCAGCGGTACGAATCTGATGGGAGCCAATCTCCAAGGGGTGGATTTGCGCGGGGCTGACCTGCGCGGTGCTAATCTGAATAATGCTAATTTGAAAGGAGCTGACCTCAGTTATGCCGACCTGCAGGGGGCTAGTTTCAGTGAAGCGAATTTAGAAGAAGTCGATCTGCGCGGCGCGAATTTAACCGGAGCGAGTTTAGTCGGAGCTTCCGTACTCTGTGCGGAATTGGATGGAGCAAATTTAACCGGGGTGAATTGGGAAGGAGCCTGTCTGACCGGCACCTCACAATTGGGTGTTTAG